In the genome of Cryptomeria japonica chromosome 8, Sugi_1.0, whole genome shotgun sequence, one region contains:
- the LOC131043057 gene encoding protein NRT1/ PTR FAMILY 2.13-like — MNTVKRQPVDDEIRPTPTTSESTYAESSPNRDFSGLLWFDITMMTVQSIFTSGDGEDKNSSKKRTKGGWKTMPFLLGHESLERLALGGLLANEVVYLKTKYNMEIVTIVNLENIISGTTNLATLGGAFLADAYIGRFLALLIGAFSNLIGTILWTLTDLIPRVRPPKCSEVQAKLRECISASRVQMFFLVMAMVFMSIGSATIRPAATPFGADQFERGGIKTVEQKKDLQSFFNWYFFSMSLVSVVASTVIVYIQSNVSWTLGFGICAILMLISLVGFLIGAPLFYRETPQGSPYTGIAQVIMAAFRKRKLSLPSDLTLLYYGQNSPKISITSRFRYLLFILSLSV, encoded by the exons atgaatactgTAAAACGCCAACCAGTAGATGATGAAATCCGTCCGACGCCGACTACTTCGGAATCAAC ATATGCAGAATCATCGCCTAATCGTGACTTTTCTGGTTTGTTATGGTTTGATATTACGATGATGACGGTGCAAAGTATATTTACA AGTGGTGATGGTGAAGATAAAAACTCGAGTAAAAAGAGAACAAAAGGAGGATGGAAAACCATGCCCTTTTTATTAG GACATGAGAGCTTGGAGAGGCTAGCACTAGGTGGGTTGCTGGCGAATGAGGTGGTCTATCTAAAAACGAAATACAATATGGAGATTGTTACAATTGTAAATTTGGAAAATATCATTTCTGGTACAACAAACTTGGCAACCTTAGGTGGCGCCTTTCTTGCAGATGCTTACATTGGTCGATTTCTAGCATTACTCATTGGCGCTTTCTCGAATTTAATT GGAACGATTCTATGGACTCTCACGGATCTAATCCCGAGAGTGCGACCACCAAAGTGTAGTGAGGTGCAAGCAAAGTTGAGAGAATGCATAAGTGCTTCCAGAGTACAGATGTTTTTTCTTGTGATGGCGATGGTTTTCATGAGCATTGGGTCAGCTACAATAAGACCAGCTGCTACGCCATTCGGGGCAGATCAGTTTGAACGAGGAGGAATTAAAACAGTCGAACAGAAGAAAGACCTTCAGAGTTTCTTTAATTGGTATTTTTTCTCAATGAGCTTGGTCAGTGTGGTGGCCAGTACTGTTATTGTTTATATTCAGAGCAATGTGAGCTGGACCTTGGGATTTGGTATCTGTGCTATACTCATGCTCATTTCATTAGTTGGCTTCCTTATTGGTGCACCCCTTTTCTACCGTGAAACGCCACAGGGCAGCCCTTACACAGGTATTGCACAGGTGATCATGGCGGCTTTCAGAAAGAGAAAATTATCTCTTCCCTCTGATCTGACACTGCTTTATTACGGTCAAAACAGCCCTAAAATCTCTATTACATCCAGATTCAGGTATCTACTATTCATACTCTCCCTTTCTGTATGA
- the LOC131857543 gene encoding protein NRT1/ PTR FAMILY 2.13-like yields MQPDGTVTRPWNLSPIHRIEDLKILIAILPMFSVKICNSITSQQSTYAVFQALTMNRNVGSSSIKVPAASIHVVSSLVVIFWLPLYDKVLVPLTRRLTKQVRGITPLQRMGVGYVFSLISMLVAALVEVKRRNVAKSHGLTDDPSAIAPISVFWLVPQFFIQGLANCFHVVGSLDFFYTEFQPNLRSTAIALSSIMYAVADYLSVFMVTLIHRLTGGNGKPNWLDSNINRGRLDYFYWLLLVMESINALYFMLLAYFYKYRENFVVDGSETSDVSDGQEMVSKNIKI; encoded by the coding sequence ATGCAACCGGACGGCACTGTGACTCGACCATGGAACCTCTCACCCATCCAcagaatagaggatttgaaaatcctaATTGCAATTCTACCCATGTTCTCTGTCAAAATCTGCAATTCAATTACATCACAGCAATCAACATATGCAGTTTTTCAGGCCCTCACAATGAACCGAAATGTGGGCTCCTCAAGCATCAAAGTGCCCGCAGCTTCCATCCATGTTGTCTCATCCTTGGTGGTCATTTTCTGGCTTCCACTCTACGACAAAGTGTTGGTTCCACTTACCAGGCGCCTCACAAAACAAGTAAGAGGAATTACACCACTTCAAAGAATGGGAGTAGGCTATGTATTTTCATTGATCTCAATGTTAGTTGCTGCTTTAGTTGAAGTGAAGAGACGAAATGTGGCCAAAAGCCATGGCCTCACAGATGACCCATCAGCCATAGCTCCAATTTCTGTGTTTTGGCTTGTCCCTCAGTTTTTTATACAGGGTCTGGCAAATTGCTTTCATGTAGTGGGTTCTCTGGATTTTTTCTATACTGAGTTTCAACCCAATTTGCGTAGCACAGCTATAGCGCTTTCCTCCATTATGTATGCGGTGGCGGACTATTTGAGCGTCTTTATGGTCACGCTTATTCACAGATTGACGGGTGGTAATGGGAAACCTAATTGGCTTGACAGTAACATCAACCGTGGGCGACTAGATTATTTCTACTGGCTCTTGTTGGTCATGGAGAGCATCAATGCTTTGTATTTCATGTTGCTTGCATATTTCTACAAGTATAGGGAGAATTTTGTGGTGGATGGCAGTGAAACGTCTGATGTGTCTGATGGCCAAGAGATGGTGTCTAAGAATATAAAAATATGA